From Arthrobacter sp. FW306-2-2C-D06B, a single genomic window includes:
- a CDS encoding sarcosine oxidase subunit gamma yields MAETATPANPETLRAARRSPASHLAPTFESGSVPGTVALKEIPFQTMVGIRVDRTSDAGTRLASVTGGLPVACGEISGDERATTLWLGPEEFLVVAPESAHDSLGGDLVRALVEALGDDPGQVVDLSANRTTFELSGFRARDVLEKGCSLDLHPRAFRTGTALATEIGNIPAMLLKTGEDSFWIFPRASFAEFLGRWLLDGMREYASPEVP; encoded by the coding sequence ATGGCTGAAACAGCAACACCCGCAAACCCCGAGACGCTCCGTGCGGCGCGCCGCAGCCCGGCATCGCACCTGGCACCGACCTTCGAATCGGGTTCAGTGCCCGGAACCGTCGCGTTGAAGGAAATCCCGTTCCAAACCATGGTGGGGATCCGGGTTGACCGAACGTCCGACGCCGGAACCCGCCTCGCGTCCGTGACCGGCGGCCTGCCGGTTGCCTGCGGTGAGATCAGCGGGGATGAGAGAGCCACCACCCTGTGGCTTGGTCCGGAGGAATTCCTCGTGGTCGCACCGGAATCGGCCCACGATTCCCTGGGCGGAGACCTGGTCCGCGCACTGGTGGAGGCCCTGGGCGACGACCCGGGCCAGGTGGTGGACTTGTCCGCCAACCGCACCACCTTCGAGCTGTCCGGCTTCCGTGCCCGGGACGTCCTGGAAAAGGGCTGCTCGCTGGACTTGCACCCCCGCGCCTTCCGCACCGGGACGGCCCTCGCCACGGAAATCGGAAACATCCCGGCGATGCTGTTGAAGACCGGCGAGGACAGCTTCTGGATCTTCCCACGGGCTTCGTTCGCCGAGTTCCTGGGCCGTTGGCTGCTTGACGGCATGAGGGAATACGCCTCTCCTGAGGTTCCCTGA
- a CDS encoding L-serine ammonia-lyase — MALSVLDLFSIGIGPSSSHTVGPMRAAKRFTDGLESSGQLAATVRVQAELFGSLGATGRGHGSDKAVVLGLQGQSPETVDTSTADDQVAAAALDAELRIAGHHRVDFNWDEDVVLHRRKSLPAHPNGMTFRALDHAGEVLRERSYYSIGGGFVVDGDASGSDKVVADDTVLPYPFTSADELLAICAREDMSISEVMLANELVWRSEAELRERLLQIWAVMRECVDNGCAAEGILPGGLNVRRRAPSLFKTLAATDAGLQGSSSADPLLAMEWVNLFALAVNEENAAGGRIVTAPTNGAAGIVPAVLHYYTKFVQGADDDGVVRFLLAAAAVGILFKINASISGAEVGCQGEVGSACSMAAAGLCEVLGGTPQQVENAAEVGIEHNLGLTCDPVGGLVQIPCIERNAIASVKAINAARLALHGDGSHKVSLDKAIKTMRETGADMKSKYKETSRGGLAVNVVEC, encoded by the coding sequence ATGGCCCTGAGCGTGCTTGACCTGTTTTCCATTGGCATCGGGCCGTCGTCGTCGCACACGGTCGGCCCGATGCGGGCGGCAAAGCGGTTCACCGACGGCCTGGAATCCTCCGGGCAACTCGCGGCAACGGTGCGCGTGCAGGCGGAGCTTTTCGGCTCGCTGGGCGCCACCGGTCGCGGCCACGGCTCGGACAAAGCCGTGGTGCTGGGACTGCAGGGCCAATCGCCGGAAACGGTGGACACCTCCACCGCGGACGACCAGGTTGCCGCAGCAGCGCTCGACGCCGAATTGCGGATCGCCGGACACCACCGCGTGGACTTCAACTGGGACGAAGACGTGGTCCTGCACCGGCGCAAATCCCTGCCTGCCCACCCTAACGGTATGACTTTCCGGGCCCTCGACCACGCCGGGGAGGTGCTGCGCGAACGCAGCTACTACTCGATCGGCGGCGGCTTCGTGGTGGACGGCGACGCTTCGGGAAGCGACAAAGTCGTTGCAGACGACACCGTACTGCCCTATCCCTTCACCTCCGCGGACGAGCTCCTGGCGATCTGCGCACGGGAGGACATGTCCATTTCCGAGGTCATGCTGGCCAACGAGCTCGTGTGGCGCAGCGAGGCCGAACTCCGCGAGCGACTGCTGCAGATCTGGGCGGTCATGCGCGAATGCGTGGACAACGGCTGCGCCGCGGAAGGAATCCTGCCGGGAGGCTTGAACGTGAGGCGGCGGGCGCCGTCGTTGTTCAAGACCCTCGCCGCCACCGACGCCGGTCTGCAGGGTTCGAGCTCGGCAGACCCGCTGCTCGCCATGGAATGGGTGAACCTGTTCGCGCTTGCCGTGAACGAGGAAAACGCCGCGGGCGGCCGCATCGTCACGGCACCCACCAACGGTGCGGCAGGCATCGTGCCGGCGGTGTTGCACTACTACACGAAATTCGTGCAGGGGGCCGACGACGACGGCGTGGTCCGCTTCCTGCTCGCGGCGGCCGCCGTCGGGATCCTGTTCAAGATCAACGCGTCCATTTCCGGTGCCGAAGTCGGCTGCCAGGGCGAGGTGGGCTCTGCCTGTTCCATGGCTGCCGCCGGTCTGTGTGAGGTCCTCGGCGGCACTCCCCAGCAAGTGGAGAACGCCGCGGAAGTGGGCATCGAACACAATCTCGGCCTCACGTGCGATCCCGTGGGCGGGCTGGTGCAGATTCCGTGCATCGAACGCAACGCCATCGCCAGCGTGAAGGCCATCAACGCCGCCCGCCTTGCACTGCACGGCGACGGCAGCCACAAAGTGTCCCTTGATAAAGCCATCAAAACCATGCGAGAGACAGGAGCGGACATGAAAAGCAAGTACAAGGAGACCTCCCGCGGAGGCCTCGCCGTCAACGTAGTGGAGTGCTAA
- the purU gene encoding formyltetrahydrofolate deformylase, whose product MTVTQNEIVNSALPATTVEHVLTLDCPETRGIVHAVSGFLLEHGCDIIDNKQFDSQLDHHFFMRIHFASDGDQSTIDSLRDAFAPVAEKFGMRWQLQRHGAKRRVLIMVSKFEHCLNDLLFRARIGELPIDIVGVVSNHPDHRRTVEWHGIPFFHVPVTPDTKAAAEGQLLDLIDRLDVELVVLARYMQVLSDDLARKLDGRAINIHHSFLPSFKGAKPYHQAYARGVKTVGATAHYVNGELDEGPIIAQQVVEVDHTFGPDDLVAAGRDTECKALSNAVRWHCEGRVILQGSRTVVLK is encoded by the coding sequence ATGACTGTCACACAGAATGAAATCGTTAACTCGGCGCTGCCGGCTACCACCGTTGAGCATGTCTTGACGCTCGATTGCCCGGAAACGCGGGGGATTGTGCACGCCGTCTCCGGCTTTCTCCTCGAGCACGGTTGCGACATCATCGACAACAAGCAATTCGACTCCCAACTGGATCACCACTTCTTCATGCGGATCCACTTCGCATCGGATGGGGATCAGTCGACCATCGACTCGCTGCGGGATGCCTTCGCGCCCGTTGCCGAAAAGTTCGGCATGCGCTGGCAGCTCCAGCGCCACGGTGCCAAGCGGCGCGTCCTGATCATGGTCTCCAAGTTCGAGCACTGCCTCAACGACCTCCTGTTCCGGGCCCGCATCGGGGAACTGCCCATCGACATTGTCGGGGTCGTCTCCAACCACCCGGACCACCGGCGGACGGTCGAATGGCACGGCATTCCGTTCTTCCACGTGCCCGTCACCCCGGACACCAAGGCGGCGGCAGAGGGGCAGCTCCTTGACCTCATCGATCGCCTGGACGTCGAACTGGTGGTCCTGGCCCGCTACATGCAGGTCCTCAGCGACGATCTTGCCCGCAAGCTCGACGGCCGGGCAATCAACATCCACCATTCGTTCCTCCCCAGCTTCAAAGGCGCCAAACCGTACCACCAGGCCTACGCGCGGGGCGTCAAGACCGTGGGCGCCACCGCGCACTACGTCAACGGCGAGTTGGACGAGGGGCCGATCATCGCCCAGCAAGTCGTGGAAGTCGATCACACCTTCGGGCCGGACGACCTGGTCGCGGCAGGGCGCGATACCGAGTGCAAAGCACTCAGCAACGCCGTCCGCTGGCACTGCGAAGGACGCGTGATCCTGCAAGGCAGCAGGACCGTGGTGCTCAAGTAA
- a CDS encoding PucR family transcriptional regulator, which yields MSLLLADAFEHESLKAAEPVLRTDVPEALSRQLRWVHSSEVLDIAPLLRGGELLLSGGQALATASDERRVDYVRQLAARGITALAIETGSELPAIPESMLDAGQEAGLPIIELCKVAPFVGIMQAINSLLVSESVAQLQFGDETSHAMAAELAHGGGLDQLLAVLASRTGASARLVSPSGITLGSAAAPGQPGPCTVTTVDVPVRGVLAARLELEVPDDGDANLARVAGERCVDILGLALLQRMPPGLKELAGIELMRAISSGTQSWRLQQLGPASGFPASGPVAAVVVRSPAAGQLRTQLDGILHDAVPQSASYADNAELIALAALPHPTAVASRIALIQALEALEIPDGSVMAVGPLAQGIGEAPWSLAEARRTLELMPGDGNRVVDAEDFAVERLAEASLDAAAREAFVQRQLGAVVEHDEQRRSELMRTLAVWLDTGCNTAQAARELHLERQSMHHRLQRIFELCGGDPRGTGRLVALHLATRLARL from the coding sequence ATGTCCCTGCTTCTTGCCGACGCTTTCGAACACGAGAGCCTGAAAGCCGCTGAACCAGTCCTGCGGACGGATGTGCCCGAGGCCCTCTCGCGGCAGCTCCGCTGGGTCCACTCGAGCGAAGTGCTGGACATCGCTCCGCTGCTGCGAGGCGGAGAGCTGCTCCTGAGCGGCGGGCAGGCTCTCGCCACTGCTTCGGACGAGCGGCGCGTGGACTATGTCCGCCAACTCGCGGCCCGCGGCATCACAGCTTTGGCCATCGAGACGGGCTCCGAGCTGCCCGCGATACCTGAGTCCATGCTCGACGCCGGCCAGGAGGCCGGGTTGCCCATCATCGAGTTGTGCAAAGTGGCCCCCTTCGTCGGCATCATGCAGGCGATCAACTCGCTGTTGGTCAGCGAATCGGTGGCGCAATTGCAGTTCGGCGACGAAACGAGCCATGCCATGGCGGCGGAACTGGCACACGGAGGCGGACTGGATCAGCTCCTCGCCGTGCTGGCGAGCCGGACGGGTGCCAGCGCAAGGCTCGTCTCGCCGTCGGGCATCACTTTGGGAAGCGCTGCGGCCCCTGGCCAGCCCGGTCCCTGCACCGTCACCACCGTCGATGTGCCCGTCCGCGGCGTGCTGGCCGCCCGCCTGGAGTTGGAAGTGCCCGACGACGGCGATGCCAACCTTGCGCGGGTGGCCGGCGAGCGGTGCGTCGATATCCTCGGCTTGGCGTTGCTGCAACGCATGCCACCCGGGCTCAAGGAGCTTGCGGGCATCGAGCTCATGCGGGCCATCAGTTCGGGCACCCAGTCATGGCGACTCCAGCAATTGGGACCCGCCTCAGGGTTCCCGGCCAGCGGTCCGGTAGCCGCCGTCGTGGTGCGTTCCCCAGCGGCGGGACAGCTCCGGACACAGCTCGACGGCATCCTGCATGACGCGGTTCCACAAAGTGCGAGTTATGCGGACAACGCCGAATTGATCGCCTTGGCCGCGCTCCCCCACCCCACCGCAGTGGCTTCGCGCATCGCGCTCATCCAAGCACTTGAGGCCTTGGAGATCCCCGACGGATCGGTCATGGCCGTGGGTCCGCTGGCGCAGGGAATCGGCGAGGCTCCGTGGTCGCTGGCAGAAGCACGCCGGACGCTTGAGCTCATGCCGGGGGACGGGAACCGTGTGGTGGATGCCGAGGACTTCGCCGTCGAGCGCTTGGCGGAAGCAAGCCTCGACGCGGCCGCCCGCGAGGCATTCGTGCAGCGGCAGCTCGGCGCCGTCGTCGAGCATGACGAGCAGCGGCGCTCGGAGCTGATGCGGACGTTGGCGGTGTGGCTGGATACCGGATGCAATACCGCTCAGGCGGCACGGGAACTGCACTTGGAAAGGCAGTCGATGCACCACCGGCTCCAGCGGATTTTCGAGTTGTGCGGCGGGGATCCGCGGGGAACGGGCCGGCTGGTCGCCCTTCACTTGGCAACGCGCCTGGCCCGGCTCTAA